One genomic segment of Primulina tabacum isolate GXHZ01 chromosome 9, ASM2559414v2, whole genome shotgun sequence includes these proteins:
- the LOC142556016 gene encoding mitogen-activated protein kinase kinase 4-like, whose amino-acid sequence MRPLQPPPSANRSNRRILPDLTLPLPQRDFSLAVPLPLPPSSAPSSGSSGGFNYGDLDRISRIGSGAGGTVYKVFHRPTGKLYALKVIYGNHEDSVRRQMLREIEILRDVNNTNVVKCHCMYDQNGEIQVLLEYLDKGSLEGAHIPHEPTLSDLTRQILSGLYYLHRRKIVHRDIKPSNLLMNSRRDVKIADFGVSRVLAQTMDPCNSAVGTIAYMSPERINTDLNHGKYDGYAGDIWSLGVSILEFYLGRFPFAVGRQGDWASLMIAICMSQPPEAPATASKEFKDFIACCLQTDPARRWTAGQLLRHPFIMQYASPGSNGSGSNQVHQSHQLLPPPPPQFSSS is encoded by the coding sequence ATGAGACCCCTTCAACCGCCGCCTTCCGCCAATCGTTCCAACCGCCGAATCCTCCCTGACCTTACCCTCCCTTTGCCCCAACGAGACTTTTCCCTGGCCGTGCCTCTCCCTCTGCCACCCAGCTCCGCCCCTTCCTCTGGCTCCAGTGGTGGCTTCAACTACGGTGATCTGGACCGAATCAGCCGCATCGGCAGCGGTGCGGGAGGAACTGTCTACAAAGTATTCCATCGACCCACCGGCAAATTGTACGCCCTGAAAGTGATATACGGCAACCACGAAGATTCGGTACGGCGTCAGATGCTCCGTGAAATCGAGATCCTACGCGACGTCAACAATACCAACGTCGTCAAATGTCATTGCATGTATGATCAAAATGGCGAAATTCAAGTCCTCCTCGAGTACCTTGACAAGGGTTCTCTGGAAGGTGCACACATCCCCCATGAACCCACTCTATCCGATCTCACTCGCCAGATTCTCTCCGGTTTGTACTATCTCCACAGGCGTAAAATCGTTCATCGAGACATCAAGCCCTCCAATTTACTGATGAACTCCCGCAGAGATGTCAAGATCGCTGACTTTGGCGTGTCTCGAGTTTTAGCTCAAACCATGGATCCCTGCAATTCAGCTGTTGGGACCATAGCTTACATGAGCCCGGAAAGAATCAATACTGATCTTAATCATGGCAAATACGATGGTTATGCAGGGGATATATGGAGCTTAGGTGTCAGCATTCTTGAATTTTACTTGGGAAGATTCCCATTTGCTGTTGGGAGGCAAGGTGATTGGGCTAGCCTTATGATTGCGATTTGTATGTCACAGCCACCAGAGGCACCCGCCACCGCTAGTAAAGAGTTTAAGGACTTTATTGCTTGTTGTCTTCAGACGGATCCCGCTAGGAGATGGACTGCTGGTCAGCTTTTGAGGCATCCTTTCATTATGCAGTATGCCTCTCCGGGGAGCAACGGAAGTGGAAGCAATCAGGTGCATCAGTCTCATCAATTAttacctcctccaccgccacaATTTTCATCTTCTTGA
- the LOC142556017 gene encoding O-fucosyltransferase 36-like — MMEREHSDKEEDHENLISQNARSNDAVHSPNHRRSSFQIDDFKDQISSTSRKCHKRYLFAVFLSIMILLLYFTTDLKNLFQTRIPMAKDLGDNPSVNRMRESELRALSLLQQQETELFKTWNRTALMTKLYFDDVKNSGVVNRTSVDDNDKDIVTSSMLEDLKSRVFSQILLNKQIQGILLSSHENGDFVDLTENYTDASFGGWSRCGKVDQRLSERKTIEWKPKSNKYLFAICASGQMSNHLICLEKHMFFAALLNRVLVIPSAKVDYEFHRVLDIEHINKCVGRKVVVTFEELLESKKNSVHIDKFLCYFSLPQPCFVDGDHVKKLKGLGLTFGKIEAVWKEDVKNPKERTVQDVLGKFTSDDDVIAIGDMFFADVERDQVMQSGGPIAHKCKTLLEPHRLILLTAQRFIQTFLGKDFIALHFRRHGFLKFCNAKKPSCFYPVPQAADCINRVVERAGSPVIFLSTDAAGSETGLLQSLIASNGKIVPLVHRPARNFAEKWDALLYRHGLEEDPQVEAMLDKTICALSTVFIGSSGSTFTEDILRLRKDWGSASLCDEYLCQGEHPNFIAEDE, encoded by the exons ATGATGGAACGAGAGCACTCAGATAAAGAGGAGGATCACGAAAACCTAATTTCTCAGAATGCCAGGTCCAACGACGCCGTTCATTCCCCTAACCACCGCCGTTCCTCGTTCCAGATCGACGATTTCAAGGATCAAATCTCGAGCACCTCCCGCAAATGCCATAAGAGGTATCTTTTTGCCGTTTTCTTGTCCATCATGATTTTGCTGCTCTATTTTACAACAGACCTGAAGAACCTTTTCCAAACCCGCATACCGATGGCTAAGGATCTCGGCGACAATCCTTCGGTTAATCGCATGCGCGAGTCCGAATTGCGCGCTCTGTCTTTGCTTCAGCAGCAGGAAACTGAGCTCTTCAAAACGTGGAATCGGACCGCGTTGATGACGAAATTATATTTTGATGATGTGAAGAATAGTGGTGTTGTGAATCGGACTTCTGTCGACGATAATGATAAAGACATTGTGACTTCTTCGATGCTTGAAGATTTGAAATCTCGTGTTTTTAGCCAGATTTTATTGAACAAACAAATTCAAGGGATTCTTTTGTCATCCCATGAAAACGGGGATTTCGTGGATTTAACTGAGAACTACACAGATGCAAGTTTTGGGGGTTGGAGTAGGTGCGGGAAGGTGGATCAGAGGTTATCTGAGAGGAAGACCATTGAGTGGAAGCCAAAATCAAACAAGTATCTTTTTGCAATTTGTGCTTCTGGTCAAATGTCAAATCATTTGATTTGTTTGGAGAAGCATATGTTCTTTGCAGCTTTGCTTAATCGTGTTTTGGTGATCCCTAGTGCAAAGGTTGATTACGAGTTCCACCGGGTACTGGATATTGAGCATATTAACAAATGTGTGGGAAGGAAAGTTGTGGTAACGTTTGAGGAATTGTTGGAGAGTAAGAAGAATTCTGTGCATATCGACAAGTTCTTATGCTATTTCTCATTGCCACAGCCTTGTTTCGTGGATGGTGATCATGTGAAGAAGTTGAAGGGGTTGGGTCTCACATTTGGCAAGATTGAAGCTGTTTGGAAGGAGGATGTGAAGAATCCAAAGGAAAGAACGGTTCAGGATGTCTTAGGTAAGTTTACCTCAGATGATGATGTTATTGCAATTGGAGACATGTTCTTTGCAGATGTTGAGAGGGACCAGGTAATGCAGTCTGGTGGTCCTATTGCCCACAAATGTAAGACGCTGCTTGAGCCACATCGGCTAATTCTGCTCACTGCTCAACGTTTTATTCAGACATTCCTAGGGAAGGACTTCATAGCTCTTCATTTTCGGCGACACGGTTTCTTGAAATTTTG CAACGCCAAGAAACCAAGCTGCTTTTACCCTGTTCCTCAAGCCGCAGATTGCATAAATCGAGTGGTTGAACGGGCTGGCAGTCCTGTGATATTTCTTTCTACAGATGCTGCAGGAAGTGAAACTGGTTTACTGCAGTCTCTCATTGCCTCGAACGGGAAGATTGTGCCACTTGTTCATAGACCCGCtcgtaattttgcggaaaaGTGGGATGCTTTGCTATACAGGCATGGACTTGAGGAAGATCCTCAG GTGGAAGCAATGTTAGACAAGACTATTTGTGCTCTGTCTACCGTGTTTATTGGATCCTCTGGGTCTACATTTACGGAAGATATCTTGCGGCTTCGTAAGGACTGGGGATCAGCATCTTTATGTGATGAATATCTGTGCCAGGGTGAACATCCGAATTTTATTGCAGAAGATGAGTGA
- the LOC142504496 gene encoding exocyst complex component EXO70A1-like — MDYYVALYLKECWEKLLVVLGEEDPVLFDGGRAIDRDLVKRRIGMLCDAFDDMYKKQSKWVLSDKGLRLKTCHASLLKRLLFHLISAICKKNLPEFDMGNHVRYTADGLENLINSLFQMKLGKFEGMNCKDIIGIMKNVVIDHFSSTPAAA, encoded by the coding sequence atggaTTATTATGTTGCTTTGTATTTGAAAGAATGTTGGGAGAAACTATTGGTGGTTTTAGGCGAAGAGGACCCAGTGTTGTTCGATGGGGGCAGGGCCATTGATCGTGATCTGGTCAAGAGAAGAATTGGTATGCTCTGTGATGCCTTTGATGACATGTATAAAAAGCAATCCAAATGGGTACTTTCGGATAAAGGGTTAAGATTGAAGACATGCCATGCCAGCTTATTGAAAAGGCTATTGTTCCATCTTATAAGTGCTATTTGCAAAAAAAATTTGCCGGAGTTTGATATGGGAAACCATGTAAGGTACACAGCTGACGGCCTAGAGAATTTAATCAATTCTTTGTTCCAGATGAAACTGGGAAAATTTGAAGGCATGAATTGCAAAGATATAATTGGCATAATGAAGAATGTTGTTATCGATCACTTCTCCTCAACCCCCGCAGCAGCATGA
- the LOC142556728 gene encoding (R)-mandelonitrile lyase-like — MAEIPYFFLPPFFVFLMFNTLIFLPRLYSQQSPAYMEFVSNATEFPSEDYYDYIIVGGGTAGCPLAATLSEHYRVLVLERGGVPHGHPNLMTQNGFLQTLMEVDAYDSPAQAFTSEDGVPNARGRVLGGSSAINAGFYSRADQNFYQRSGINWNLRVVNKSYDWVEKTIVFRPELKSWQSAVRDGMLEAGIDPYNDFRLDHVLGTKIGGSTFDSFGTRHSSADLLNHANPSNIKVVVHASVERVLLASSSSYSNAKQSAIGVVFRDQMGRYHHAMVVNGGEVLLCAGALGSPQLLLLSGVGPRPYLASWGIPIAHHSPYVGQFLYDNPRNGISIVPPNPLDHSLIQVVGVTSLGAYLEAASNIIPFASPAQPVFIRNPGTSVYLTVATLMEKIIGPLSAGSLTLSSTDVRVNPTVRFNYFNDPGDLERCVNGTRKIGDILRSRALDDFKFHEWFGTREFRYVGPELPVDQSNEGEMREFCRRTVSTIWHYHGGCLVGKVVDKNLKVIGIDGVRVVDGSIFKVSPGTNPQATLLMMGRHVGLKLLRERMR; from the exons ATGGCggaaataccatatttttttttgCCCCCATTTTTCGTTTTCTTGATGTTCAACACTCTCATTTTCCTCCCCAGATTATACTCTCAACAAA GTCCAGCTTATATGGAGTTCGTGTCAAATGCCACAGAGTTTCCTTCAGAGGATTATTATGATTACATCATTGTCGGAGGTGGCACTGCAGGCTGTCCATTGGCTGCTACCCTATCTGAACATTACCGGGTTCTTGTTCTTGAGAGAGGGGGCGTTCCCCATGGGCATCCGAATTTAATGACTCAAAACGGATTTCTCCAAACCCTAATGGAAGTTGATGCCTATGATTCCCCTGCTCAAGCCTTTACATCCGAAGACGGAGTCCCCAATGCCCGAGGTCGGGTTCTTGGGGGTAGTAGTGCGATAAATGCTGGTTTCTATAGCAGAGCGGATCAAAATTTTTACCAAAGATCAGGGATTAATTGGAATCTCAGGGTGGTTAATAAGTCATATGACTGGGTTGAGAAGACTATCGTTTTCAGGCCTGAGCTCAAGAGCTGGCAATCTGCGGTTAGAGATGGGATGTTGGAAGCTGGAATTGACCCTTACAATGATTTCCGTTTGGATCATGTTTTGGGAACCAAAATAGGGGGTTCAACATTTGATAGCTTCGGTACAAGACATAGTTCAGCGGATCTCTTGAACCATGCAAACCCATCAAACATTAAGGTGGTGGTGCACGCCAGTGTGGAGAGGGTTCTGCTGGCATCTTCATCCTCGTATTCTAATGCGAAGCAATCAGCTATTGGGGTAGTTTTTCGTGATCAAATGGGCCGGTACCACCATGCCATGGTGGTAAATGGTGGTGAGGTTTTGCTGTGTGCAGGGGCACTAGGCAGTCCTCAACTCCTGCTGCTGAGTGGAGTCGGGCCAAGGCCTTATCTCGCTTCATGGGGAATTCCAATTGCACACCACTCGCCATATGTTGGTCAGTTTTTGTACGATAATCCCAGAAATGGTATCTCTATTGTGCCACCAAACCCACTTGATCATTCTCTTATTCAAGTTGTGGGTGTTACAAGTCTAGGGGCTTATCTAGAGGCAGCCTCAAATATAATCCCTTTTGCATCCCCTGCCCAACCGGTCTTCATAAGAAATCCTGGCACTTCTGTTTATCTCACTGTTGCCACTCTGATGGAAAAAATCATCGGGCCACTGTCTGCTGGTTCCCTAACATTGTCATCCACAGATGTGAGAGTGAATCCTACCGTCCGCTTCAATTACTTCAATGATCCTGGTGACCTTGAGAGGTGTGTGAATGGCACACGAAAAATTGGGGACATTTTGAGAAGCCGAGCTTTGGATGATTTTAAGTTCCACGAATGGTTTGGAACTAGAGAGTTTAGATACGTTGGGCCTGAATTGCCTGTTGATCAGTCAAACGAAGGAGAGATGAGAGAGTTCTGCAGGCGTACGGTGAGCACCATATGGCACTACCATGGTGGATGCCTAGTGGGAAAGGTGGTTGATAAAAATCTCAAAGTGATAGGAATTGATGGTGTcagagttgttgatggttcaatctTTAAAGTGTCACCTGGTACAAATCCTCAGGCTACTCTTCTGATGATGGGAAG GCATGTTGGTCTGAAGTTACTTAGGGAGCGGATGAGATAA
- the LOC142504497 gene encoding uncharacterized protein LOC142504497: MATLQPSLQFPKPCSAFPSSARQNPQPRNLSILRATTEEDPSPDETKPEPGKDDSFENRLYQIRLRNRSGTGKKAELRKSKKGKKSGSGSGAGTSIFLPPVPLKEALSEGLSVEFGFSSFAERIHGRLAILGLCALLSVELATGQGVISYHSPAIIFIQLYFVAAVSALYVKYEKEKISVWP, encoded by the coding sequence ATGGCGACTCTACAACCGTCTCTCCAATTCCCCAAACCATGCTCAGCATTCCCATCCTCGGCCCGCCAGAACCCACAACCTCGAAATCTCTCTATCCTCCGCGCCACAACCGAAGAAGATCCTTCCCCAGACGAAACCAAACCCGAGCCAGGCAAGGACGACAGCTTCGAAAACCGCCTATACCAGATCCGCCTTCGTAACCGCAGTGGCACGGGCAAGAAAGCCGAGCTTAGGAAAAGCAAAAAAGGGAAGAAAAGTGGGTCCGGGTCAGGAGCTGGGACGAGCATTTTCCTGCCTCCGGTACCACTGAAAGAAGCTTTGTCAGAAGGGTTGAGTGTGGAATTCGGGTTCAGCTCTTTTGCGGAGCGTATCCACGGTCGGCTTGCCATTCTTGGATTATGTGCTCTGTTATCAGTGGAGTTGGCGACTGGACAGGGAGTCATAAGCTATCATTCACCAGCTATTATTTTCATTCAGTTGTATTTCGTGGCTGCGGTTTCTGCTTTGTATGTCAAGTATGAGAAGGAGAAAATCAGTGTGTGGCCATAG